Genomic window (Candidatus Desulfofervidus auxilii):
CCCTTTAGTACTTTACAATGTACCTAGCAGAACTAGTGTGAACCTCTTACCACAAACTGTAGCCCGCTTAGCTGAAATAAAAAATATTGTGGCTATTAAAGAAGCTTCAGGAAGTTTGAAGCAGGCTAGCGAAATTGTCTCCCTTTGTGGCGATAAGATTACAGTCATATCAGGCGATGACTTTAATACTTTACCCCTATTATCTATTGGAGCTACTGGAGTAATTTCTGTAGCCAGTAATGTTATGCCAAAGGAAGTAAGTGAAATGTGTCATGCCTTCTTTGAAAATGATTTAGAAAAAGCAAAAAATATTCATTTTAAGCTCTTTCCTTTATTTCAGGCTATGTTTTATGAAACAAATCCTATTCCAGTAAAAACTGCCCTTGGATTAATGGGAAAAATTAAGCCTGAATTACGTTTGCCCTTATGTCCAATGTCTGAAGCAAATTTAGCAAAATTAAAAGAAGTTTTAAGTAATTTAGGACTAATTTAGAGGAGAAAAAATGATTAAAACTATTGTAGCTGGTATTTGTGGAAGAATGGGCTCTACTATTGCTCGCTTAGTATATGCAGACAAAGATATGGAGCTTTGTGGTGGTTTTGAAAGATCGGATCATCCAAAAATAGGTGCAGATATAGGCGAAGTCATTGGTATAGGTCAGCTTGGGATTAAGATTGTTGAAAATCTAGAAGAAATAATTGAAAAAGCAGATGTTATTATTGATTTTACTTTCCATACTGCTTCATTAAATCATCTTAAAATTGCCAAACAATATAATAAGCCTATTGTTATTGGAACAACGGGATTTACACAACAAGAGATAGAAGAAATGAAAAAAATGGCAGATGAAGTTAAATGTGTGTTAAGTCCGAATATGAGTGTTGGAGTAAACTTATTATTTAAAGTTGTACCGCAGATAGCTACTATATTAGGCGAAGATTATGATATAGAAATTGTAGAAATGCATCACCGGATGAAAAAAGATGCTCCTAGTGGTACGGCTGTAAAATTAGCCCAGCTCATTGCTCAAGCAATGAATAGAGATCTGGACAAGGTAGGAGTGTATGGAAGAAAAGGAATAGTTGGTGAAAGAAAATCCGAAGAGATTGGAGTGCTTGCCCTAAGGGGTGGTGATGTAGTAGGAGAACATACTATTTATTTTGCTGGT
Coding sequences:
- the dapA gene encoding 4-hydroxy-tetrahydrodipicolinate synthase, with protein sequence MMFKGAITALVTPFKDGEVDEEAYRNLIEWQIEQGIDGLVPVGTTGESATLSHEEHKRVVKICVETVKKRVPVIAGAGSNSTREALDLVEFAKEVGADAALLVTPYYNKPTQEGLYQHYKYLAEKTGFPLVLYNVPSRTSVNLLPQTVARLAEIKNIVAIKEASGSLKQASEIVSLCGDKITVISGDDFNTLPLLSIGATGVISVASNVMPKEVSEMCHAFFENDLEKAKNIHFKLFPLFQAMFYETNPIPVKTALGLMGKIKPELRLPLCPMSEANLAKLKEVLSNLGLI
- the dapB gene encoding 4-hydroxy-tetrahydrodipicolinate reductase, whose product is MIKTIVAGICGRMGSTIARLVYADKDMELCGGFERSDHPKIGADIGEVIGIGQLGIKIVENLEEIIEKADVIIDFTFHTASLNHLKIAKQYNKPIVIGTTGFTQQEIEEMKKMADEVKCVLSPNMSVGVNLLFKVVPQIATILGEDYDIEIVEMHHRMKKDAPSGTAVKLAQLIAQAMNRDLDKVGVYGRKGIVGERKSEEIGVLALRGGDVVGEHTIYFAGLGERIEVTHRASSRETFARGALRAAKWIVKQRENGIYDMLDVLGLK